A region of the Agrobacterium sp. RAC06 genome:
TGCCGGCCCTCAAGCGCGCGACCGGGGAAAAGCAGCTCGCCCAGGAACTGATGAGCGGCTTTGACGATCCGGACACGCATATGGCCGTGCTCGATGGCGAGGGCGGCCTCGTCGCGAGCTCCGACGGTTTCCCGGGCCTCGGCATCACGCCGCAGACGGCGCGCATGCTGATCAATCTGGTCGAGGCGGATGCAGACAGGCTCGTCAAGCGGCCGATCCCGACAGGCCGGGGATATCTCCCCGCCGCCATCGGCAAGATTTCCGACGCGCCGGCGCTCCATCTTCTGTTCGCGGTCGAGACGATCCTCGGCCAGATGGACCCGAGCGACGACTTTGCGGAAGAGGAGGATCTGCCGACCGCGATCGCCGAGCCTGTCCGGGCCGACGATACGGTCGAAGACGAGACCGAGACCGAAGACTTCGCAATCTCCGCGGATGAGGCAATGGCAGAATCGGCCGAGCTCCCCTCGCCTGCTGCGCCCTTTGAGAGCGTGATTGCTGCCCTCGGAGACATTGAAGAAATCGAGCCGGACACCGACGCTTTCGACGCAGAGGACGAAACGGTGGACGCGGATGTCGAGGCGCTCGCGGATGAAACGGCAGATGTGCTCGCAAGCGAGCCGGATCTGGCTGCGTCAGAGACGACCGAACATTCCGACGAACCGCCTGTTGTCACGGAAGCGGACGTGCCCGCTACCAATCAGATCGTCGAGACCGTTGAGACCGCCGCTGCAGCGACCGTCGCGCCGACAACCAGGCTCGCGGGCCATGGCCCTGGCACCGAAGGTTTCACGTTTCATCAGGATCGGCGCGCCACACGCTTCGTCTGGAAGATCGATGCCGAGGGCCGGTTCAGCGAAGTCTCGGCGGAGTTTGCCCAGGCCGTCGGCCCGCGTGCTGCCGATATCGAGGGCGTCGCCTTCTCCGATCTCGCGGCCCTTTTCAATCTCGATCCAGACGGCAAGATCGGCGAGCTCCTGAAGAAGCGCGACACCTGGTCCGGCAAGACGATCTACTGGCCCGTCGAAGGAACCCGACTGGTCGTGCCCGTAGATCTGGCGGCGCTGCCGACCTATACGCGCAACCGCGAATTCGACGGCTTCCGCGGCTTCGGGATCGTCAGGGTCGCGGACGCCCAGGAAGATCCAGACGCGATCGGCATGACCTTTGTTGAGCAGCAGCCCTCCTTTGATGCGCCGGACGAACTGCCGACCGGTGTGCACAGCGACCGGGACGAGGAACTCGCGGAGTTCTTGAGCGAACTCAGTGAAGGCGAGACCCATCCGCCCGAAGACTTTATCGAAGAGCAGATCGCCGAGGCTGGCGAGCAGACCCTCGACGCTCTTATCAATGCGGATGATGACAACGACGTTGTCGACGACGCCGAACCGCACGCTGAAGCCAAAAGCAACGACGATGTTCCTCCGTCGCGCCCGGTCGACTTCGAACCACCGGTGCTGCGGATCATGGAACCGCGCAAACCCAGCCTGCCGGACAAGGTCGTGCAGCTGCAGGATCACCGTGTCCGCCAGCGCGACAGCCTAACCCCCGGCGAACAGGCCGCGTTTCAGGAGATCGCCCGCAAGCTCGATCCGCTTAGCCTGAGGGCGAAGGTCGAGCAGTCGCTGGCGTCGTCGGAGCCACCCGTGCTGCGAAACGAGCCGGCCGCGCCGTCACCGAAGACGCCGGAAGCGCCCCAGACGCCGCCCGCCAGCGCGATCACGCCGACCGAGCCCGTCGCCGAGCGTTCGGCCGAAGCCAATTTGCCGAGCCCATCGGCGGATCGGCCGGCAGGAAGACGCGAGCGCAGCCTGACTGCCGATATCATCGACCTCATGCCGGTCGCGCTCCTGGTGCATGTCGGCGACCGGCTGATCCACGCCAATCCGGAATTCTTCGCGCTGACGGGATACAAGACGCTGGGTGAACTTGACGACGTCGGTGGTCTCGACACGCTGATCCAGCGTCGTGATCTGGAAGAGCCCGGCGATGAGGCGGGCCAGGTCGTGGCGCTCTGCGCCAACGATCGCCTGCTACCGGTCACGGCACGACTGCAGTCCGTGCGTTTCGAGGAAACCACCGCCCTGATGCTGGCGCTGATTGCCCAGCCCGAAGAACAGGTCCGGCCGGAAATGCCGGCCGAGCCCGAGACGGTGACGGTTGCATCGGCCGCGACACCGGCGCAGGCGGGGGAACTCGCGCGCATGAAGGTCGAAGTGGACGAGCTGCGTTCGATCCTGGAAACCGCGACCGACGGCGTGGTGATCCTCGATTCCGACGGTGACATCCGTTCGATGAACCGGGCGGCAAGCGCGCTCTTCAACTTCGACGACATGGAGACGCGCGGGAAACCCTTTGTCATGCTGTTTGCGCATGAGAGCCAGAAGTCGATCCTCGACTATCTGAGCGGACTTGCCGGTCATGGCGTCGCTAGCGTCCTGAACGACGGTCGCGAAGTGATCGGTCGCGAGGCCTCCGGCGGCTTCCTGCCGCTGTTCATGACCATCGGCAGGCTCAACTCCTCCAACGGCTATTGCGCAGTCATCCGCGACATCACGCAATGGAAGCGGACCGAGGAAGAGCTGCGCAACGCAAAGCGCGCGGCGGAAACGGCCAACGCCCACAAGACCGACTTCCTTGCCCGCGTCAGCCATGAGATCCGGACACCGCTCAACGCGATCATCGGCTTTGCCGACATGATGGCCAACGAGCATTTCGGCCCGGTCGGTCATCCGCGCTACGGCGAATACGCGCACGACATCGTGCGCTCTGGCCGTCATGTGCTCGACATCGTCAACGACCTCCTCGACATTTCCAAGATCGAGGCGGGCGAGATGGAGCTCGATTTCTCCTCCGTCGGGCTGAACGAAATGGTGCAGGCAGCCGTATCGATCGTGCAGCCGCAGGCGAATGGCCAGCGGGTGATCATCCGCACCGCGCTGTCGCAGGCCGTGCCGAATGTTGTGGCCGACGGGCGCTCGATCAAGCAGATCGTGCTGAACATCCTGGCGAATGCAATCCGCTTCACGCCGTCTGGCGGACAGATCATCGTGTCGACGGCATATGAAGCGAATGGCAGCGTGGCGCTCCGGATCCGGGATACCGGCATTGGAATGTCGCGCAGCGAACTCGAGCAGGCGATGAAACCCTTCCGCCAGGTTTCGACCGGCACGCCACGCAATCGCGGCGACGGCACCGGTCTCGGCCTTCCGCTGACCAAGGCCATGGTTGACGCGAACCGGGCCCAGTTTGCGATATCGTCGACGCCAAACGAAGGCACGCTGGTCGAGGTGACCTTTCCTTCGCCGAGGGTATTGGCGGACTGACATCTCGGAATGATCGCGAGGACGGGGAGAACGGCATGACGGCATTCAGCATTCTCCTCGGCATTGCCGTCGCCATCGCGGTCGGTGCCATGAGCCCCGGGCCGAGCTTCGTACTTGTTTCGCGGATTTCGGTTGCCAATACGCGATTGCATGGACTTGCAGCAGCGATCGGGATGGGGCTTGGTGGGGCTCTGTTTGCGGTTCTGGCGCTCACTGGTCTTATTGCTCTGCTCGAACGGGTTGAATGGCTCTACCTGGTTTTGAAGGTCGCGGGCGGACTCTATCTCGTCTATCTCGGTGTGATGATCTGGCGCGGCGCAGCTGCGCCGATCTCGGTCGGATCGGCAGAGGGGCGGACCATGCACTCGCTGCCGCGCTGCCTGGCGCTCGGCTTCGTCACGCAGATCAGCAATCCGAAGACTGCCGTGGTCTATGCCAGCATCTTTGCGGCCCTGATGCCGCAAAACCCGCCACTCATGGTGGTTATTGCACTGCCGCCGGTGATCTTTCTGATCGAGGCCGGGTGGTATGCCATCGTTGCGATCGCCTTCTCGGTGCCGCGCTCGCAACGCGCCTATCTCAGCGCGAAACTTTGGGTCGACCGGCTCGCCAGCGTTGTCATCGGTGCACTTGGGTTGCGATTGATCGGCGAAAGTCTCGCACATCTGCGGCGCTGACCACGCCGCGACAGTCGGGCCGGTTTTCATCGCCCTCGCTTTCCGCTAGAGGAAAACCATTCCCGCATTCGCAAGGGCCGACCGTTTGTCCACATTGCCGCGCACGGGCACAGCCCACTCCGTTTCGCCCAAGGGCACGCATGCCAGCAGACGCATGGGATCGGCAACGTTTGCTGCGCTGATTGCCGCGGCGGTCGTTTTCATGCCGATCGTGGCGATCTTCGTCATCGGCTTCTCGGCCGAGCCCGACAACTGGCAGCACATGATGACGAATGTCATCCCGCGCGCTGGCGTCAGGACCTTCTGGCTGCTGCTCTTCACCGGGCTCGTGACGGCTGTGGTCGGGGTCGGCACGGCATGGCTGGTAACGGCATGCGAGTTTCCGCTGCGGCGCCTCCTCTCTCCAGCCCTTGTTCTGCCGCTCGCCATTCCCTCATATCTGGCTGCCTATGCCTTCGGGGAGTTTCTGGATTTCACGGGACCGGTGCAGACGACCTACAGGGCAATCTTCGGCTTCACGTCGTCGCGCGAATACAGTTTCTTCGATGTGAAATCGCTGTCGGGCGCCGTGCTGGTCATGTCGGCGGTGCTCTACCCTTACGTCTACCTCGCCTGCCGATCGATGTTCCTGATGCAGGGCCGCGCGGCAGCCGATGTCGCCCGCACACTCGGTTCCAGCCCATTCAGGGTCTTTGCCCGCATCCAGGTCCCGATGGCGCGCCCGGCGATCATGATCGGCCTGACGCTTGTGATGATGGAGACGCTGAACGACATCGGGGCAGTGGAGTATCTGGGCGTGCAAACGCTGACCTTCTCCGTCTATGACACCTGGCTCAATCGCGGCAGTCTGGCGGGTGCAGCGCAGATTGCCTGCGTGATGCTGGTGATCGTTGCCGGCCTTCTGGTCATCGAGCGCATCGCTCGCAGACAGCAGCGCTTCTCGAGCCACAAGACGACGGCCATCGTGCCCGATGCCATCCGGCTCAGGCTGAAGGGCCCGAAGGCGTGGCTTGCGGCGATCTTCTGCCTTCTGCCGATCCTTGTCGGTTTCGTCGTGCCTGTCTTCGTGCTGGGCGGGTTCGCATTGCGTCGTCTCGAAGATTTCCTCGAGCCGCGGCTGCTTGATGCCCTCTGGAACTCGACGCTCGTGTCCTCGGCCGCCGCCCTGATCACGGTCTTTCTGGCCTTCGTGCTCTCCTATGCGGCGCGGACAGACCGTTCGCGTCTGGCGAAGGGCGCCGGACGGCTTGCCGCACTCGGTTATGGCATTCCCGGTACTGTGCTGGGGATTGGCGTTCTGATCCCGCTTGCGAGCTTCGACAACGCCCTGGACGGTTGGCTGCGTGCCAACCTGGGCATTTCGACCGGCCTTCTTCTGTCGGGCACAGGTTTTGCAATCGTCTATGCCTACACCGTCCGCTTCCTGACCATGGCGGAAGGCACGATCGATGCCGGTTTCCAGAAGCTATCCCCGCATCTCGACATGGCGGCTCGGACTCTCGGCCGCTCGGGTCTGCAGACATTGCGCCAGGTGCTGCTTCCCAACCTGCGTCCTGCCGTTCTGACGGCGGCTCTGCTCGTCTTCATCGAGACGCTGAAGGAGCTCTCGGCCACGATCCTGCTGAGACCATTCAACTTCAATACGCTGGCGACGCTGGTCTATGAAGATGCCTCGCGGGGCATGGCACAGGATGCCTCGGTGGCGGCGATCATCATCATTGCTGCCGGCCTGATCCCCGTGATCCTGGTTTCCCGATCGCTCGACGAACGACGTTGAACCGGCATCGCACGACAAAAAAAGGGCGGCCGAAGCCGCCCTTGAGTCAATGCTGTCGAACCGGAGTACTCGAGCGATCGACATTTTGTCGGAGGCTTAAATCGAGGCCTCACTGCGTCTGATCGCGCATCTCCAAGTTGCCCTCAGTCTTGCCGAATGCCAGTTAAGAGATCCTTACCCGTCGGCGCCGCCAGCTACCCAACATTTGAGGTATTGCCCTGATATTGCTGTGTTTCGGGACACATTTTCGTCAGGAGCGCAGCTGTGGCAGATCGGCGAAGAGGGCGAGCGCTTCCGGATTGGCGAGCGCCTCCCTGTTCTTGACAGGTCGTCCGTGCACCACCTCGCGCACGGCAAGCTCGACGATTTTGCCGGACTTGGTGCGGGGAATATCGTCCACCTGAATGATCTTGGCCGGGACGTGACGCGGCGAGGCGCCGGTGCGGATCTGCGTCTTGATCTTTTTGTCGAGTTCCTCGGTCAGAGACAGGCCCGGCGCGAGGCGCACGAATAGGATAACGCGGACATCGTCATCCCAGTCCTGACCGATGCAGATCGCCTCGACCACTTCATCGAGCTTTTCGACCTGGTTGTAGATCTCGGCCGTCCCGATCCGGACACCGCCGGGGTTCAGGGTCGCGTCTGACCGCCCGTGGATGACGATCCCGTCATGCTCGGTCCATTCGGCGAAGTCGCCATGGCACCAGGTGTTCTCGAAGCGTTCGAAATAAGCGGCGCGATACTTGGCGCCGTCGGGATCGTTCCAGAACATCACCGGCATCGACGGGAAGGCCTTGGCACAGATCAGTTCGCCCTTCTCGCCGCGGACCGGTTTGCCGTCGTCATCCCAGACCTCAACCGCAAGCCCGAGGCCCGGCCCCTGGATTTCGCCACGCCAGACGGGCTTCAGCGGATTGCCGAGCACGAAGCAGGACACGATGTCGGTGCCGCCGGAAATGGAGGCAAGCTGGATATCGTCCTTGATGCCCTCATAGACGAAGGAGAAGCCTTCCGGCGACAGCGGCGAGCCCGTCGACGTCATCAGCCTCAGGCTCGATAGATCATGCGAGCTCTTCGGAACGAGGCCGCCCTTTCGGACGGCGTCGATGTATTTGGCCGATGTGCCGAAGATGGCGAATTTCTCGGTCGCGGCATAGTCGAAGAGGACATTACCGTCGGGATAGAAGGGCGAGCCATCGTAGAGGCAGAGGGTGGCGCCACAGGCAAGGCCCGAGACGAGCCAGTTCCACATCATCCAGCCGCAGGTGGTGAAGTAGAAAAGCCGCTCTCCGGCCTCAAGCCCGCAATGGAAACGATGCTCCTTCAGATGCTGCAAGAGGGTGCCGCCGGCCGAATGGACGATGCATTTCGGCACGCCGGTCGTGCCGGAGGAGAAGAGGATGTAGATCGGATGGGAGAACGGCAGACGGCGATACTCGATGTCCTTGACCGAGAAATCGGTGATGAACTGTTCGAAGCTGCGGCCATCCGGCAAGCGCTCGATCAGCGCCGCCGTGTCTCCTGCGTAGGGAACGACGAGCACCGGGACATCGAGCTTGGCGGCGACGGCGACAATCTTGTCGGAGACGTCCTGCCGTTTGCCGTTATACCAATAGCCGTCACAGGCAACGAAAAGCTTCGGTTCGATCTGGCCGAAACGGTCGAGCACGCCCTGATCGCCGAAATCAGGCGAGCAGGAGGACCAGATAGCACCGAGCGAGGTGACGGCCAGCATCAGGGCCACCGTCTCCGGCATGTTCGGCATCATGGCCGCCACACGGTCACCTTCACCGATGCCCATGGCGGAAAGCGCCTGCTGCAGGCGCGATACCGTCGCAGTCAGGCGCGACCAGGACCACCGATCGGCGACCTTGTTCTCGCCCCGAAAGATCAGCGCATCGCCCTCGCCTGCATGGGCGAGCAGGTTCTCGGCGAAATTCAGTCGCGCTTCGGGGAAGAAGCGTGCTTTGAGCATGTCATCGCCGTCAGACAGCGCCAAACCGCCCTTTTCGCCGATCACCTCGCAATAGTCCCAGACAGCAGACCAGAATGCAGCGCGGTCCTCGACCGACCAGCGATGAAAATCATCATAATCTGCAAAGCTCCGGCCAAGGCGATCGGCGCACCACTGCATGAACAGGGTAAGCGGCTGTTTCGTCTTGAAATCTTCAGACGGTGTCCAAAGGGCTTTTTGTCCGGTCATGCTGATCCTCCTCAAGCGCATGGTCTTTCTATAGCATGCGGCAATGCAATATACAGACGCGTGCGGCTTGGAATATGGTCTGACATTTGCACCAGAGGGCAAATTCCTATATCCGCGCAGAAGTTCACGAAACCTCAGGACCTTCATCAGGGCATGCGCAATCCAGGACGTGGCGATCATACTTCACGCCCCTCCTCCCGCTGGCCGCGTGGCCGCCGCAGGGGCATGATCAAGCTCGCCTTGCTGATCGCCGCTGTCATCGTGGCCGTATCGGTCGTCCTGCGGCTCAGCGCTCCTTATCTGGTGTCGAGTTCCGTGGTGCGATCTGCCATCGCCTCGTCGATTGCGGCCTGGGTCGGACACGAGGTGACGATCGACGACGTTGCCGATATCGGCTTCTGGCCGCAGCCGGAGATCACGTTGACCGGCATCAAGGTGACGCGCATCTCCAATGGCGAACTGGAGACGCTTGGGGAGGTTGATCGGCTGTCTGCGCGGTTCGGCCTGATCTCCGCGCTTGCCGGCCGGCCGGACTTCAGTGCGTTTCGCCTGGAGCGCCCGCGGATCCAGGTCTGGC
Encoded here:
- a CDS encoding acetoacetate--CoA ligase, translating into MQWCADRLGRSFADYDDFHRWSVEDRAAFWSAVWDYCEVIGEKGGLALSDGDDMLKARFFPEARLNFAENLLAHAGEGDALIFRGENKVADRWSWSRLTATVSRLQQALSAMGIGEGDRVAAMMPNMPETVALMLAVTSLGAIWSSCSPDFGDQGVLDRFGQIEPKLFVACDGYWYNGKRQDVSDKIVAVAAKLDVPVLVVPYAGDTAALIERLPDGRSFEQFITDFSVKDIEYRRLPFSHPIYILFSSGTTGVPKCIVHSAGGTLLQHLKEHRFHCGLEAGERLFYFTTCGWMMWNWLVSGLACGATLCLYDGSPFYPDGNVLFDYAATEKFAIFGTSAKYIDAVRKGGLVPKSSHDLSSLRLMTSTGSPLSPEGFSFVYEGIKDDIQLASISGGTDIVSCFVLGNPLKPVWRGEIQGPGLGLAVEVWDDDGKPVRGEKGELICAKAFPSMPVMFWNDPDGAKYRAAYFERFENTWCHGDFAEWTEHDGIVIHGRSDATLNPGGVRIGTAEIYNQVEKLDEVVEAICIGQDWDDDVRVILFVRLAPGLSLTEELDKKIKTQIRTGASPRHVPAKIIQVDDIPRTKSGKIVELAVREVVHGRPVKNREALANPEALALFADLPQLRS
- a CDS encoding ABC transporter permease — encoded protein: MGSATFAALIAAAVVFMPIVAIFVIGFSAEPDNWQHMMTNVIPRAGVRTFWLLLFTGLVTAVVGVGTAWLVTACEFPLRRLLSPALVLPLAIPSYLAAYAFGEFLDFTGPVQTTYRAIFGFTSSREYSFFDVKSLSGAVLVMSAVLYPYVYLACRSMFLMQGRAAADVARTLGSSPFRVFARIQVPMARPAIMIGLTLVMMETLNDIGAVEYLGVQTLTFSVYDTWLNRGSLAGAAQIACVMLVIVAGLLVIERIARRQQRFSSHKTTAIVPDAIRLRLKGPKAWLAAIFCLLPILVGFVVPVFVLGGFALRRLEDFLEPRLLDALWNSTLVSSAAALITVFLAFVLSYAARTDRSRLAKGAGRLAALGYGIPGTVLGIGVLIPLASFDNALDGWLRANLGISTGLLLSGTGFAIVYAYTVRFLTMAEGTIDAGFQKLSPHLDMAARTLGRSGLQTLRQVLLPNLRPAVLTAALLVFIETLKELSATILLRPFNFNTLATLVYEDASRGMAQDASVAAIIIIAAGLIPVILVSRSLDERR
- a CDS encoding ATP-binding protein — translated: MPAQYPFIDVAVHDLIRPRLARGEALVLFAPGLGRVLWCNGAGARFFGANSIYDFLEEGPNRGDITFRQLETVARQLSSPGDSRNLMLRITSGFQKLPITASADCIEIRKGEPVILLSLPALKRATGEKQLAQELMSGFDDPDTHMAVLDGEGGLVASSDGFPGLGITPQTARMLINLVEADADRLVKRPIPTGRGYLPAAIGKISDAPALHLLFAVETILGQMDPSDDFAEEEDLPTAIAEPVRADDTVEDETETEDFAISADEAMAESAELPSPAAPFESVIAALGDIEEIEPDTDAFDAEDETVDADVEALADETADVLASEPDLAASETTEHSDEPPVVTEADVPATNQIVETVETAAAATVAPTTRLAGHGPGTEGFTFHQDRRATRFVWKIDAEGRFSEVSAEFAQAVGPRAADIEGVAFSDLAALFNLDPDGKIGELLKKRDTWSGKTIYWPVEGTRLVVPVDLAALPTYTRNREFDGFRGFGIVRVADAQEDPDAIGMTFVEQQPSFDAPDELPTGVHSDRDEELAEFLSELSEGETHPPEDFIEEQIAEAGEQTLDALINADDDNDVVDDAEPHAEAKSNDDVPPSRPVDFEPPVLRIMEPRKPSLPDKVVQLQDHRVRQRDSLTPGEQAAFQEIARKLDPLSLRAKVEQSLASSEPPVLRNEPAAPSPKTPEAPQTPPASAITPTEPVAERSAEANLPSPSADRPAGRRERSLTADIIDLMPVALLVHVGDRLIHANPEFFALTGYKTLGELDDVGGLDTLIQRRDLEEPGDEAGQVVALCANDRLLPVTARLQSVRFEETTALMLALIAQPEEQVRPEMPAEPETVTVASAATPAQAGELARMKVEVDELRSILETATDGVVILDSDGDIRSMNRAASALFNFDDMETRGKPFVMLFAHESQKSILDYLSGLAGHGVASVLNDGREVIGREASGGFLPLFMTIGRLNSSNGYCAVIRDITQWKRTEEELRNAKRAAETANAHKTDFLARVSHEIRTPLNAIIGFADMMANEHFGPVGHPRYGEYAHDIVRSGRHVLDIVNDLLDISKIEAGEMELDFSSVGLNEMVQAAVSIVQPQANGQRVIIRTALSQAVPNVVADGRSIKQIVLNILANAIRFTPSGGQIIVSTAYEANGSVALRIRDTGIGMSRSELEQAMKPFRQVSTGTPRNRGDGTGLGLPLTKAMVDANRAQFAISSTPNEGTLVEVTFPSPRVLAD
- a CDS encoding LysE family translocator; amino-acid sequence: MTAFSILLGIAVAIAVGAMSPGPSFVLVSRISVANTRLHGLAAAIGMGLGGALFAVLALTGLIALLERVEWLYLVLKVAGGLYLVYLGVMIWRGAAAPISVGSAEGRTMHSLPRCLALGFVTQISNPKTAVVYASIFAALMPQNPPLMVVIALPPVIFLIEAGWYAIVAIAFSVPRSQRAYLSAKLWVDRLASVVIGALGLRLIGESLAHLRR